In Oscillospiraceae bacterium, the genomic window GCATCGTTTGGGAAGCTGCTCCAAGGCTTCAGGAATGCTCATTCGCAATGTAAGGTCTTGCTCCTTGCAGTGAATCAGAACTTTATGTCCGTGGCTTTCCAGAAAGTAAATGTCCGATGTTTCCAAGGACATGGTAACACCATCGTATTCGATCGTGAAATGTTTGGAGTTCAGTTCCTGAAGGACGGCATCCATTGCCGCAGCGAACAGCGTCTGATCCAAAGGTTTGACAAGGTAGCGGAATGCAATGCCATATCCCTGCACAGCGTACTCATGCCGCTTCGTGACAAATACCACCAAAGGATGCTTCTCCATCTGAATCAAAGACTGCGCCAGCTGAAAACCGTTGGATGGCATCTCGATATCGAGAAGAAGCAGATCAAAGGATTTCTTCTGCATTTGCAATTCGCTCAGAAGTTCGTTTCCATCCATGTAAGTTTCAATGTCAAAGCAGCCTTGCACATCGTACTGCTGGACGCTTTGAACAATGCCATCAAGGTCTGATTTCTCATCATCGCAGACTGCAACGTGGTACTTCAGCATTTCGACAACCTCCACAAAATAATGTCCTGCTACTATTATAGACTGTGCAAAGGCTCCTTACAAGTAGCCTGACCTACCACTTTTGTCACCAGAACGACCAGTTTTGCCAAACCTCTTGATTTTGCTGAAATTTATGATACAGTGAAGCAAAAATCAGAAGATAAGGTGGCGCAACTGCAATGTGGGAACGCACGCTGTCTCAGAAATTAGTCCGTCTTTTCTGCGAACAAAAAGTGGTAGACGAATCAAAAGCGGATGCGTATGTCTATGGGTACGAGTTGCTCATATCGTCTGTTGTAAGTGTTTTGCTTGTCATCCTCGTCTCTGCCGTGTGTGGTGATGTTCGATACTCACTTTCATTTTTGATTGGGTTTATCCCGCAGAGAATCTACATTGGTGGATATCATGCAACGTCGCACACCAGATGCTATCTGGCATTTACCGGACTGGCACTTATCTGCATTTTGCTGAGTAAAGTAATTGCAGCCAATCACCTTTTTCGTATCCTGACAACAGCAGCTCTTATGGGCATCGCTATCTTTTTCTCTCCGATAGAAGCAACGAATAAGCCTTTAGGCAAAAAGAAGCGGTTAAGCTATAAGATGGTCGCATCTGTTCTTTCGTCAATAGATTTCCTGTTTGCCATTTTCAATGTGCTTCCGGACACCCGCAGTATAACGGTATACTACATTTCAAAATGGGTTTTAGTGATTTTTGCAATCATTCCGTTTTTTCAGAAACAAGCGAAGATATCCTAAGGTACGAGGGCGTTCATGTGTTTTCAGAAGATGAATGCTCTAAAAAATATCAAACGGAGGTAACAGAAATGAAAAAGATTATGTTGCTCTTGAGCAAGGTCACTTGCATTATGGCAATGGCTCTCGCAGTCTTGAGCGTGAACAGCACCTGTGGCTTTACGGCATATCAGCCGGATGTCCCGGAATCGCTTGAGCATGACTGAAATTCATATGAAAGGTAAGATAGCGATACTCTTACGGGATATATTTCTTGATAATTTTCTAAAAGGAACTGTTCGATTATGTTGGAGCTGCTTTCATTCATTATGTTGATTGTTCGTCAGCTTTTCTATATTCTAGGCGTCCTTGCATTTGGAAAATATCTCTTGAAAAAGTGAGAGCATCGATAATCAATGTACTTCGGAGGTGTTTCCGATGCACAGATGAGAGTCCGTTGTTCTATAGGAATGCATGAAAGGAAAAAACAAAATGAAAACAAAAACATATTTGCGTTATATTTCCTGCGTGTTAGCGGTGCTGCTTTGTGTTGCTTCCATTATGCCCATTGCCTTTGCAGATTCAACAAATCATGGCAATAGCGAATCTCTTTTGACAGGATCAAATTATTCTGTTTCGTACTCGATGAATGGAAAAGATGTTGTTGAACAGCTTACAATTCGTGATGGAGGTATCACACGAATTACGCGTACGGTGCATCCTAATGATGTGATGGACATTGTTGTTGTAGGTGCATCTGGTGAATCAACAACATCAACTGCAAGAAGTGACTATAGCTTGTTCTATGAAATTTATCAAGATCAGCAAAATTACAAAAACGGACAGCTGGCACAAATTCCTGCACTCACTGGAAGCGAGGTGACAGGGTCGCAGTTCAAGCACCGCTATGTTGGCACAAGTGCAACCGATACGGTTTATGCTAGTGATTTGCGTAAATGCAAAAAAGCATCTGATGTAGCCAGTATTTTAGCAACTGCATGGGGAAGCACACCAGCAGCAGTTATTTCTTCTACAGCATCGTTTATTTTCGATCAGATGCTTCAGAGTATGTCCTCGGACTGCTATAAAGTGACAATATCTTCTATTACGTATGAAGTCCTATTTTCCTATGACAATAGCTACTATACACATTGCTATCATCAAACTGTCAAGGAATATAAGTCAAATGGCTCTTTGATTCGGTCTAAAACGGATTATTATCAGGCCATTGGTGGCTGATAGTGACTTCAAAGAACAGGGAGAACATGTAATGGGATTCTTTAAGCAAAAAGGGCCACTCCAAAGAGATTTCTGCGAAGTATTGCTATATGTTGTGGCTTTATGGGCATTGAAGCCAGCAAGCCTTCAGGATATCCTGACGGTGAATCAATGCGATGGAATGTGGTTCTTTTCCGCAGCATTTTTTGCCATTGTTTTTGTAGGAATCGTTTCAGATTATCTTCTGATTACAAATCATTTCGTTGCATGGAAAGCAATACACGGCAATGTCAATCAAACAACATTTCAGGAACTTCAGAAATTTGCGCTGTGCGAAAATCAAAAAGTTGCTATTGAGCCAAAGTTGGCAAGTTGTATTTTAGTGGTTTTGGCAGGTTGTTTAACAGCGGCATTCGTATGGTTCACATTTATTTGCCGATGAGCATACACCTGAGTTGAAAATTTGCGGCTTTATAGTGTGATGAGGTGGCTGTTAGTGATATTGCTTTTGATCACGATGATGCCAATATACTAAAATTTTGTAAGAGGTGATTCCAGTGCAGAATTAAGCGAAAAAGAATCCAAATTGTAGCTGGGTGACTTGTAACAGTCAATAAAATATAAGGAGCAAATCGACATGAAAAAGATGACCCGAAATGAATTCCTTAAAATGGCTGGAACGAGTGCTGCGTTGGTTGTTTTCAACACAGTTTTGATGCCTGCTGCTGTTGCAGTTGAACCAGGCGTTGTAGCACTTTCTTCCAAAAAATCTAGTATCGAAATTGATAAAGGAACAACTGTAAACTCTGCAACATTCAAACTTGTCCCAATTTCTCGCGAAACCTTCTGGGGCGATGCTGGTTCATGTACACTTGATTATCTGTCTGAAGGGTATATCCAATGGACGATTACCGTTCCGGGTGCAGTAATTGTTTCCTTTGAAGGTAACCTGCATTTCAATAAACTTGGTACACCCTTTGGAACCTTTGATCATGCCATTTCTGCATACGGCACAATCGGTACGGAAGATGTAAAATATGGACTCTCTAAAGGAAAATGGGAGGTTGAGTTTACTGGAATTGCTACTGCGGCTAACGGCGATATGTATAGTGTCGTTGATGGCGCAACATTAGCTTTCAGTGTCACCAAATGATTCTGCCATATAATCTACGTATTTGATTTTTACAAAATAGCTTATCACATAGAACAAGCCCCACCTGCAGTAGATTCTTCGATTTGGAATATCTATTGTAGGTGGGGCTTTTAGATAAATTTATTTATTCAAGTTTGCCTTTATGTCTTTAAGGAGTTTTTATAGAGAGATAGCTTAAAAAACGATGATATCACAATTGCTGGATTTCTTGTTCGGCCAACCAAGCGAGTTTATTCCAGTTGTTTACACGACACCGTTTGCCGATAAATTCCAATATTTTTTTGTGAGTTTCTTTTGGCAGAGTATCGCCATTATGACATGCAAGAAATGTAAAAGGTTTAGGGATGTCTTCTTTTTTATCGGCCAATAATAAAATATATCCGATATACTTTCCCTGTTCAGATATCACATAAAATTCAGGTAGACAGTTTTCTTTACTGCTCTGAACAATTTCTTTAAAAATGTCTAATGGTATTTTTTGGGGAACAGCAGAGGCATAGACGTATTGAATGGCATTATCTTCATTTTTCAACCATGTAATCTCCATACTTATCTTCTTTTCCTTTTTGCAAACACAGTTAAAGCATTAAATATATTGTTATTATACCACATTTGTTGTGTGTTGGACTATGATTTGAAATTATTTGGCATTTTAACCAGTTTATCAAATGACTTATTGTGCGAGTAAGAGAATTTTAATCATAATCATTCGCTTGACCAATTTGTAACACAAAATACGTTACAATGATTTTCGGCGGTAGCCATGAAAAAACGATGACACTCAATCCTCCGTGTCAACCCCACTGTAAAGTAGCGGGTTGAGGATGTTCTGAGGCAGTTGGGCATCCTGTTGGCGACGGCAGAGCCATCCGTGAACCGGGCTTCCACTCGGTTGGTGTCTATGTTGTAGCGGAAGGAAAGCAGTTTTTGAGAGTGATTATGGTCGAAATTCTGATTTCGTTTCATTTGAATAGCTCCTTTAATGATTTTGAAATTTGATTTTTGACGAGATGAGGTCTCTTTTTTCTTTCTCTTGAGTCACCTAACCGCACTACCCTGCATCGCAGGCGTTCACTACATAATCAAATTTCTTGCTGCGGAGCAGTTTGCGCAGAATATTGAACTGCGGCTTCTTGGTGCTATGCACCAGCAGTTTCCACTCGGTTGGGAGAATCGGCAAATCCTCAAAACGCCAGTTTTCATAGCGTTCATCGTAGTGTTCCGGGGCTGCATACTCTGCCAGATGCCCCAGACACCAGCTTACCACGCAATCCCCACCCTCCAGATACCCGTCCTCCTGTCGGTATGCACCGATCACTTTTGCAATGGATTTCGATACGCTCGGTTTTTCTGCAATCACCAGATATTTCAACGCTTTCTCCTTTTTGAAAAAAGCAGGGATAGCCTTTCGACTACCCCTGCATCCTTATGTTACGGTTTTCTTATGTGCCATTTTCGTTGTCCGACTGATTATCCTCGTTCACAGTCGCAAGGCTCTGGTCAGTTTCCAGATTTTCACTCTGCGGCGTTTCTTCTTTCGGCTTCGGCTTATAAATGTAGAAATAAAAGAACGCACCTGCACCGCCCAGCGCCGCCACGAATACCAGCAGCAGAATCTTATTTATGCCGCCGTTTGATTCCTCTTTCGATTCTTCGATTTCCACATCCGGGGTAGGTTCGGGTTTGGTTTCGGGCAGGACTACCGCAGGTGTTTCTTCTTCCTGCTTGCCGTTCCGCTCTTCATCATCCAGAAACTCCTGCAAATCGTACTCGTCGATCATCGAGAGCATATAGACGTTTTCGCTGTTTCGCGCCCGGTCGATCACCAGAAAGAATGTGTTGCCGCCCTTGGTCTTTACTGTGAAGAACTCCTTGCTGGGGTCATCCACGATGTTATCCTCCACCTCGCCGTTGCCTGCGATGGTGAACGGGATTTTTTCTTCCTCGGTCGGTTCCTCTTCCTCGATTACCTGTGTCGGTTCCTCCATCACTTCAGTGGTGTCCACAAAGGCAAAGGCCGGGGTCGAAAAGCCCACTGCCATCAGCAGGGTCAGAATTGTGCTGGGGATAACAACTCCCAGCCGTTTAAGCATCTTTTTCAATCGCTTCCTCCGTTTCTGCTTCCTCCGAAGCGTTGTTTACAGCGGTCAGGAACGTCACGTTGCCCGCCTGAATGTTGTCCAGCAGAGCCAGCAGTTCGCGCCCGCCCATCTTGGTGCTGCGGATGGCACGAATGATCTCGCTGTCCTCTTCCTTTTTCTGTGCTGCCCGGATGGTTCTCAGCCGTTCTTCCAGTTCCGCGATCTGCTGTTCCGTCTTTTCGGCTTCATCCAGATATTTCTGTAATTTTTTGCCCATCGGCCCTCCTTTCAGTTGATGCGGCCAAAGCCTAAAAAGTGGCTCTGCCAGTAGGTCGAATTGATGCTGGTATAGGAAATGGGGTCGCCGCAGTGGATCATCATGCCATTGCCGACGTAGATTCCAACGTGCGACGCGCCAACGGTGTTATAGGTTTTCTCAAAGAAAATCAAGTCACCAGGCTGTGCATCCGCAGGAGAGACATAGCTGCATTTTCCTCGCAGGCCGTTGGCCGTCGTACGCCCAACGCTCCATCCATTGCCGCAGTTATTGATGACCCAGCATACGAAGCCGGAACAGTCAAAACTGGTGCTTGGGGAACTGCCGCCCCACACATACGGCATACCTAGATACTTTTCGGCTTCCTTTATCATCTTTGCAAACTTTTCGTCCGACAATGCTTCCGATGGAATATCATACTTGAAGCCACCGCCGGAACCACCAGTACCGCCGCCTGTGCCGATACTGCCCGTTGTGCCGCCGCTGTAAGTCGGGGAGCCTGCGCCGAACAGTTCCGGTCGGTTGCCATAGGTCAGGTTGTAGGCATCGTATCGCCCGGTCTGCTTCTGGTTCATGTTCTTCCGCGCGATGGTATCGAAGCCCTTATTTTTCAGCAGGACATTGAGGATTTTGTACTCATACTCCACTTCTTCCTGATAGGTATAGGTTTCCATGCTGACGTTTCCAAAAGCGTCTATCGTTGGCCGAACCCCTACTCTGGTTTCCATGCGAGTGCGAATCTCTATCGTTTCCCACACTTTCAGGAGATACTGCTGCTTGAACAGTTCCTTGATAACAGGCTTGACCTGTCCTCTGGTGAACTGCTCATAAACCGCAGTCAGATGGGAAATAAGCTGATATGGGTCATGGCCAATCTCGTCCAACTGATAACGGTATTCGTCATAGCCCGGATGGGTGGATTCCATCTGCCGAATCTGCTTATCCAGTTCTTTTTCCAGTTCCAGATAATCTTCTTCAGCACCTTTCATGTCGGCATCCTTGCTGGGGTAGGTCGTTCCCACAAAGGTACTGCCCGTTCCCTGAATTGCCGCACCGCAGCTTGAAAAGGCTCCCAGCATGACCATCACCAGAAGGATGCCAACACCAATACTGACCCACAGGGTTTTATTCTGCACGACGATCTCCTGCACCGCCGCTTTCGCTTTCTCCGTAATGGTGTTTGTTGCCGCTGCTGCCTGCTTGCTGGCGGCAGTTCCGGCTTTCTGGCCGCGCTTGGCGGCTGCATAGGCATCCTTATACTGCTTTTTCTGGTAAAACTTCGCACCGCCTGTTTTTGCTTCACCTCCTGCGGCAGTCGGTGGCGGCTGGGGCTGTTTCTTTTTCAGCGGCGGTTCTGCTGCATTTTCTGCAGTACCGCCCTCGCTCTCGGAGAATTTCAGGCGTCTGGACTTCTGATCCTCCCCACCTCTTTTCTCCGCTCTGGCAGATTTATCTTTGGGCTTTTTTCTGCCTTTGACAAAGTGGTGCAGGCGTTCGGCGGCTTCTTCCGACTTATGAGCAGCTTCCACGCCGGAATTGTCCTTTTCTACCTGATGTACTTTCTGATGGGCATACCCGGTGGCGGTGTCCACTCCTTTCTTGGCCACCTTTTTAACGCCCATCCCCATGCCACGGACAATGCCGCCTTTTTCATCCTCAAAAGAAAGTCGGCCTTTCTTGGTCTGCGGCTCTACATCCGCTTCCGCAGGCGCATCCTTCGGCTTGCCCTCCTCCTGATGGACTTTGTAATAGTCTGCGCTCTGCTTGGCGGTGCTGTGATGCCGGGGTGCATCCTCCTCCCCGCCCCCGGCATCCATGCACCGTTCTTCTTCCACGATAGGTTCTTCGTCGGCTTCCTTTTCCGCAGTTTCTTTTGCCGAATCTTCCTTCTCCGGCTTTTCTTCTGCGGTTGCGGACTTCTGTTCCCCGGTGCGGAGGTTTTCATCCACCAGACCATCCTTGGTCATTTTCTGGACGATTTTATCTCTGCCCCGAAACTTTTTGCCTGCTATGGAAATCACCTCCTTCCGGCTGGAGCCGTCATGCGAGCAGGGCTGCGTGGGTTTTCCACTTGTCAAGCACCTGTTCCAGCTTCCGGGCAAAGGCGATCAGACGGGCATTCACTTCCTCACGGTCAAGATAACCGTGGGCTTCCATGTGAAAGCCGTCAGTCAGTTCATCGGCCAGTGTGCCAACCGCATAGAAATCTTCCAGCACCGTATGCACCACCGATTCTTCATCGTGGAAGTTGAGCGGCTCCACCTCACCAAAGGGCGGGCCGGAATCGCTTTCGTGCGGCTCCGTGTCAGAGTGATGATGAATCTTGCGGCTCAGTCGGTCAAAAATGTTCGGTGTGTTCATGCTTCTTTTTTCTCCTTGTATTTTCCCATCTCATTGGGCTTGGTGGTCATCAGGCTGTACAGTTTCAGCGAAGTATCAAACTTATCCTTGAACGGGATAATCGTATTGCCGTAGAACAGCAGCCCCTCACCCTCGTTGCTGTTCGTCACATACGACAGCTGGAACGGTGAAATATTCAGCTGCTTTGCAAGGATTTGTCGGTCGCCGGATGCCTGATTGAGCATATAAATAAAATCGCTGTTCTCGAAGATGTTCTCGATTTCCCGGCTGGCCAGCAAATCCTTAATGTTCTGCGTAATTCCTGTCGGTACACCGCCCCATTTTCGGAACCGCTTCCAGATTTCGACGCTGTATGCAGCGGTCTGTTCCTCTTTCAGCAGGAGGTGGAACTCGTCTATATAGTACCGGGTGTTCTTTTTGCTGTTGCGGTTGATGGTAACGCGGTTCCAGACCTGATCCTGGACGATGAGCATCCCCAATTTTTTCAGCTGTTTGCCCAACTCCTTGATGTCGAAACAGATGATGCGGTTATCCAGTTCCACATTGGTCTGGTGGTTGAACACTCGCAGCGAACCATTGA contains:
- a CDS encoding LytTR family DNA-binding domain-containing protein, producing the protein MLKYHVAVCDDEKSDLDGIVQSVQQYDVQGCFDIETYMDGNELLSELQMQKKSFDLLLLDIEMPSNGFQLAQSLIQMEKHPLVVFVTKRHEYAVQGYGIAFRYLVKPLDQTLFAAAMDAVLQELNSKHFTIEYDGVTMSLETSDIYFLESHGHKVLIHCKEQDLTLRMSIPEALEQLPKRCFVSPHKSYLVNMEHIVYATGTAVFLSSGHQLPISRRKRQEFNQIFNAYLGR
- a CDS encoding accessory gene regulator B family protein, coding for MWERTLSQKLVRLFCEQKVVDESKADAYVYGYELLISSVVSVLLVILVSAVCGDVRYSLSFLIGFIPQRIYIGGYHATSHTRCYLAFTGLALICILLSKVIAANHLFRILTTAALMGIAIFFSPIEATNKPLGKKKRLSYKMVASVLSSIDFLFAIFNVLPDTRSITVYYISKWVLVIFAIIPFFQKQAKIS
- a CDS encoding cyclic lactone autoinducer peptide gives rise to the protein MKKIMLLLSKVTCIMAMALAVLSVNSTCGFTAYQPDVPESLEHD
- a CDS encoding DUF6061 family protein, with translation MKRNQNFDHNHSQKLLSFRYNIDTNRVEARFTDGSAVANRMPNCLRTSSTRYFTVGLTRRIECHRFFMATAENHCNVFCVTNWSSE
- a CDS encoding DUF4366 domain-containing protein, which translates into the protein MLKRLGVVIPSTILTLLMAVGFSTPAFAFVDTTEVMEEPTQVIEEEEPTEEEKIPFTIAGNGEVEDNIVDDPSKEFFTVKTKGGNTFFLVIDRARNSENVYMLSMIDEYDLQEFLDDEERNGKQEEETPAVVLPETKPEPTPDVEIEESKEESNGGINKILLLVFVAALGGAGAFFYFYIYKPKPKEETPQSENLETDQSLATVNEDNQSDNENGT
- a CDS encoding DUF4315 family protein, with product MGKKLQKYLDEAEKTEQQIAELEERLRTIRAAQKKEEDSEIIRAIRSTKMGGRELLALLDNIQAGNVTFLTAVNNASEEAETEEAIEKDA
- a CDS encoding NlpC/P60 family protein, with product MTKDGLVDENLRTGEQKSATAEEKPEKEDSAKETAEKEADEEPIVEEERCMDAGGGEEDAPRHHSTAKQSADYYKVHQEEGKPKDAPAEADVEPQTKKGRLSFEDEKGGIVRGMGMGVKKVAKKGVDTATGYAHQKVHQVEKDNSGVEAAHKSEEAAERLHHFVKGRKKPKDKSARAEKRGGEDQKSRRLKFSESEGGTAENAAEPPLKKKQPQPPPTAAGGEAKTGGAKFYQKKQYKDAYAAAKRGQKAGTAASKQAAAATNTITEKAKAAVQEIVVQNKTLWVSIGVGILLVMVMLGAFSSCGAAIQGTGSTFVGTTYPSKDADMKGAEEDYLELEKELDKQIRQMESTHPGYDEYRYQLDEIGHDPYQLISHLTAVYEQFTRGQVKPVIKELFKQQYLLKVWETIEIRTRMETRVGVRPTIDAFGNVSMETYTYQEEVEYEYKILNVLLKNKGFDTIARKNMNQKQTGRYDAYNLTYGNRPELFGAGSPTYSGGTTGSIGTGGGTGGSGGGFKYDIPSEALSDEKFAKMIKEAEKYLGMPYVWGGSSPSTSFDCSGFVCWVINNCGNGWSVGRTTANGLRGKCSYVSPADAQPGDLIFFEKTYNTVGASHVGIYVGNGMMIHCGDPISYTSINSTYWQSHFLGFGRIN